The following proteins are encoded in a genomic region of Montipora foliosa isolate CH-2021 chromosome 8, ASM3666993v2, whole genome shotgun sequence:
- the LOC138012951 gene encoding protein NLRC5-like: MDFLREALTPKTFNKMSFVLVLLWIFLGLAATGIFSEMDINEPRFDFDCDVKSGSDKGFIRRKCFDQYQEKINKLGIPPYAFIIVNFSSISIVSLVYSQYVKSTVNRLEGGHEDAEGERRNPRRRRRLFVTYLSQLAAKFALGIIFIVFLETDLFYPGHFPADFTCRVEKGNDSGDLFTNQTQSTLHKCFSQRARNKNIWIHAVTVVNGIFAFFAFVEILWILSRAKKGRTFMDNGKFYTDHLRSNSDQQQETPPGEILEVVNIQNVPLTVNTGEAEEEMLLEHSELPRERLELTEAIEKMKDDCLNITEELTNLKLPFGRNPGEGLTSNHLKMDEIYVNVAMHEGRADHIFAKDRREQLKEYPPDSKNCFYAKPEDVIDKKHKNVLVVGRPGIGKTLLSTMIARMWASGKAFNGNQDDKTNVVVVFLMTFRRFASNLVLSLHEMLPNAETVENLHELVWEFVIKNPSQVLFIFDGVDEYSAKEDIARKDHTCYKNSLEEKMPVSALFNKLARGQLLRGLNIITTTRPTAVPCIADVNFDRTVEILGFTSEKVEEYVEKFTQGVRDAKDKIWGHIKSNMNLFSLCYIPVNCFLICSCLLEIISLTDTTHTLPTRMTEIYAMVVKILFFKHNRQSSAQGKLNLKEYMYLPFNELPDDDKEIFKRLGEIAFEGIKQGRLLFESSEVSGLEDCGLLHRLPDAKSSRLSEAPKAQYCFTHLTLQEFFAAKNILQCLNKRELENFVSKHINDGAWQMVLQFVAGLLEPDPETKSSNSDIFIKVLPMSTKTISERELIHDYSLPETKTLTCWPASRKDKQLALNLCKCLYEIDDEKQQAVLQNKIGQIGFNAVDFSECSLAPVDFTAVSHFLENASVVLSMNLEWNDLGSLGAKEVQKFLVSTGCKLNSLNLRYNKLTDEAAEHLSAALKHSNCKLNSLNLMRNELTDKAAEHLSAAFKHSNCKLNSLNLWGNKLTDEAAFRKSVAC, translated from the coding sequence ATGGATTTTTTAAGGGAAGCGTTGACTCCCAAAACTTTCAACAAGATgagttttgttttagttttacttTGGATTTTTCTTGGTTTGGCAGCGACTGGGATATTTTCAGAGATGGACATCAATGAACCCAGGTTCGACTTCGATTGCGATGTGAAAAGCGGCAGCGACAAGGGTTTCATCCGAAGAAAGTGCTTCGACCAGTACCAAGAGAAAATCAACAAACTCGGCATTCCTCCCTACGCCTTCATCATTGTTAATTTCTCCTCGATTTCCATTGTGTCGCTCGTATACTCGCAGTACGTCAAGTCAACAGTTAATAGACTCGAGGGCGGTCACGAAGATGCCGAAGGAGAGCGCAGGAATCCAAGACGAAGGCGTCGGCTTTTCGTCACGTATTTATCTCAACTTGCCGCAAAATTTGCTCTGGGaatcattttcattgtcttcCTGGAGACCGACTTATTTTATCCCGGGCACTTTCCCGCAGATTTTACCTGTCGTGTTGAAAAAGGTAATGATTCGGGGGATCTATTTACGAACCAGACACAATCAACACTTCACAAATGTTTCAGTCAGAGAGCAAGGAATAAGAATATCTGGATCCATGCTGTGACAGTGGTTAACggcatttttgcattttttgctttCGTGGAGATTCTTTGGATCTTGTCACGAGCTAAGAAAGGAAGAACCTTTATGGACAATGGAAAGTTTTATACTGATCATTTGAGATCGAACTCGGATCAACAACAGGAAACACCTCCAGGAGAAATACTGGAAGTCGTCAATATCCAAAATGTTCCCTTAACAGTTAATACGGGCGAAGCGGAAGAAGAAATGCTTTTGGAACACTCAGAACTTCCACGAGAGCGACTTGAACTGACAGAAGCCATTGAAAAAATGAAGGATGATTGCTTAAATATCACAGAGGAACTGACTAATCTTAAACTACCCTTTGGACGTAACCCAGGCGAAGGCCTGACATCCAATCATCTTAAAATGGATGAAATCTATGTCAATGTGGCAATGCATGAAGGCAGAGCTGACCATATCTTTGCGAAAGACAGAAGGGAACAACTTAAAGAATACCCGCCCGATTCCAAGAACTGTTTCTATGCCAAGCCAGAGGATGTTATTGACAAAAAACACAAGAACGTCCTTGTTGTTGGACGTCCTGGCATAGGAAAGACATTGCTCAGCACAATGATTGCTCGAATGTGGGCATCTGGTAAAGCGTTCAATGGAAATCAGGATGACAAAACaaacgttgttgttgtgttcctcATGACATTCAGGCGCTTTGCAAGCAATCTAGTGCTTAGTCTCCATGAAATGTTACCTAACGCAGAAACAGTTGAGAACTTACATGAACTTGTGTGGGAGTTTGTAATTAAAAACCCAAGCCAGGTACTTTTTATTTTTGACGGAGTCGATGAATATTCTGCGAAAGAGGATATCGCTAGAAAAGACCACACATGTTACAAGAATAGCTTGGAGGAGAAGATGCCCGTTTCCGCTTTATTTAACAAACTAGCCAGAGGACAACTTCTTCGTGGTCTAAACATAATCACAACAACAAGACCAACGGCAGTGCCCTGTATTGCAGATGTGAACTTTGATAGAACAGTCGAAATCCTCGGATTTACGTCCGAAAAGGTTGAAGAGTATGTCGAAAAGTTTACACAAGGAGTTCGCGACGCAAAGGACAAAATTTGGGGACACATTAAGTCGAACATGAACCTGTTTTCATTGTGCTACATCCCAGTGAACTGTTTTCTCatttgttcttgtcttctggAAATTATCAGTCTCACTGATACAACACACACCCTGCCGACAAGAATGACTGAGATTTACGCGATGGTTGTAAAGATTCTCTTCTTTAAGCACAACCGGCAAAGCAGTGCTCAAGGTAAACTGAATCTCAAAGAGTACATGTACTTGCCGTTTAACGAGCTCCCAGATGATGACAAAGAGATTTTCAAGAGACTGGGAGAAATTGCCTTTGAGGGAATAAAACAAGGAAGATTGCTCTTTGAGTCAAGCGAAGTCAGTGGACTGGAAGATTGTGGACTTCTTCACAGACTGCCAGACGCCAAATCCTCGCGTTTGAGTGAGGCGCCGAAAGCCCAATATTGCTTTACACATTTAACACTGCAAGAATTCTTCGCTGCAAAAAATATTCTGCAGTGCTTGAATAAAAGAGAACTCGAAAACTTTGTGTCAAAACACATTAACGATGGTGCATGGCAAATGGTACTGCAGTTTGTGGCTGGATTACTCGAGCCTGATCCAGAAACAAAGAGCTCAAACAGCGACATTTTTATCAAAGTGCTTCCTATGTCGACTAAGACGATCTCCGAAAGGGAATTGATACATGATTACTCGTTACCAGAGACAAAAACACTGACCTGTTGGCCAGCTAGTAGAAAAGACAAACAGCTAGCACTGAACTTATGTAAGTGTTTGTACGAGATTGATGATGAAAAACAGCAGGCAgtgttacaaaacaaaattgggCAAATTGGCTTTAACGCCGTAGATTTTAGTGAATGTTCACTCGCGCCTGTTGACTTTACTGCTGTCTCGCATTTCTTAGAAAATGCTTCGGTAGTTTTGAGTATGAATTTGGAGTGGAATGATCTTGGTTCACTGGGTGCAAAAGAAGTGCAAAAGTTTCTTGTCAGTACTGGATGCAAACTAAACAGCTTAAACCTCAGGTATAACAAGTTAACTGATGAAGCAGCCGAGCATTTATCAGCAGCACTAAAGCACAGtaattgcaaactaaacagcTTAAACCTCATGCGTAACGAGTTAACTGATAAAGCAGCCGAGCATTTATCAGCAGCATTCAAGCACAGtaattgcaaactaaacagcTTAAACCTCTGGGGTAACAAGTTAACTGATGAAGCCGCCTTCCGTAAATCAGTGGCATGTTAA
- the LOC137968224 gene encoding uncharacterized protein, with translation MMLEEKRAEHEMSKPQAVKLQEYTITPFKGDCKDWVRFWNQFVVEVDSSKISEISKFNYLLELVHGEPKNCILCLPHTAEGYLEAKNILEMTFGKDIKVHKALFKDLESLPNITSVSRIKDIHAFHSQLSTTVRTLATMKKLQGAQSYVYNIMDKLGPVREAMAQKDDNWEEWGLEELVENLRKYTDRNPLPDTHTPSNEVKKPVANQGSHQRRGDKLLMSGSTSRQLRQQQMPACVSSSHSHRSSECTKVLDVASRRKFLKSNRLCFNCARSGHAPAQCRSRGCGKCNSRHQTSICDRLNTTLPGNTPSTSLGPSDRFYVANDCQTTLHSTVVAKVNGVRAQIMLDSGASSSYISANLLTELNIKPYRIDRRVIEQMYGTVDKQVEIYNVHLKSNTIDDFEMELQCINAEKPVLTYLPNPRVPELKLKNSRIRRLVFSEEAATAEKLPVHVTNYLGTLNIKWKFNLARAPLWGGFFERLVGIMKRSLSKVVGRRFLSYSELEQVLLDVETSMNNRPLLYQGEEFEQPVLTPNTLLRGKLTPILEQDLEKIGEEDVTKRMRFLQKSKEQLRKRFMKEYIHALDEKQHWSTGNIDKTPNIGAVVLLKGDTKDKALWKLGRVGSKISGKDGIVRGLKLKQGNGYVVERPLQPRGRRRRSTLETQPRRRTVRPKSTTKQSVQTDC, from the coding sequence ATGATGTTAGAGGAAAAACGAGCCGAACATGAAATGTCCAAACCTCAGGCAGTGAAATTGCAGGAATATACAATCACACCTTTTAAAGGGGACTGTAAGGATTGGGTCAGGTTTTGGAATCAGTTCGTTGTGGAGGTCGATAGTTCGAAGATTTCGGAGATCAGTAAGTTCAACTATCTGTTAGAGTTAGTGCACGGGGAACCCAAGAATTGCATACTTTGCCTACCACACACTGCAGAGGGATATCTTGAAGCAAAGAATATTTTAGAAATGACCTTTGGAAAGGACATTAAGGTACATAAGGCTTTATTTAAGGATTTGGAGTCTTTGCCAAACATTACAAGTGTCAGCAGAATCAAAGACATTCATGCCTTTCATAGCCAGCTGTCTACAACCGTAAGAACACTTGCGACCATGAAGAAACTACAGGGTGCACAAAGCTATGTGTACAACATTATGGATAAATTGGGGCCTGTAAGAGAGGCAATGGCGCAAAAGGACGACAACTGGGAGGAATGGGGATTGGAGGAGCTTGTGGAAAATTTGCGTAAGTACACAGACAGAAATCCCCTACCTGACACACACACTCCTTCCAATGAAGTCAAGAAACCAGTGGCAAATCAAGGAAGTCACCAGAGGAGGGGAGATAAATTGCTTATGTCAGGTTCCACTTCACGGCAGCTTCGACAACAACAAATGCCCGCTTGTGTCTCTAGTTCACATAGTCATCGCAGTTCAGAGTGTACAAAAGTTCTGGATGTAGCCAGCAGAAGAAAGTTTCTGAAGAGTAACAGGCTGTGCTTTAATTGCGCAAGGTCGGGACATGCACCCGCTCAGTGCAGATCTCGAGGATGTGGAAAGTGCAACAGTAGACATCAAACATCTATCTGTGATCGACTCAATACAACACTTCCAGGTAACACTCCCTCTACCTCACTGGGCCCTTCTGACAGGTTTTATGTTGCAAATGATTGCCAAACAACATTGCATTCAACTGTGGTAGCCAAAGTTAATGGAGTACGGGCACAGATCATGCTTGACAGCGGGGCTAGTAGCTCTTACATTAGTGCAAACCTACTAACTGAACTAAACATTAAGCCCTACCGAATTGATAGGAGAGTCATCGAGCAAATGTATGGGACAGTGGACAAACAAGTTGAGATTTACAACGTTCACTTGAAATCAAATACCATTGATGACTTTGAAATGGAGTTGCAATGTATCAATGCGGAGAAGCCCGTTTTGACCTACCTTCCAAATCCGAGAGTCCCAGAGTTGAAACTGAAGAATAGCCGCATCAGGAGGCTAGTTTTCAGCGAAGAGGCAGCAACAGCAGAGAAATTACCGGTACATGTAACTAACTACTTGGGAACATTGAACATTAAGTGGAAGTTTAATTTGGCCCGAGCCCCGTTGTGGGGAGGCTTTTTTGAGCGACTTGTTGGCATCATGAAGAGGAGCCTTTCAAAAGTGGTTGGCCGAAGATTTCTGTCCTACTCGGAGCTAGAACAAGTGTTGCTGGACGTTGAAACTTCCATGAACAACAGACCACTGCTTTACCAAGGGGAAGAGTTTGAGCAGCCAGTGCTCACTCCAAACACCTTACTGAGAGGGAAACTGACACCTATTCTAGAGCAAGATCTTGAGAAGATTGGAGAAGAGGATGTGACTAAGCGGATGAGATTCTTGCAGAAAAGTAAAGAACAACTTCGAAAGAGATTTATGAAAGAGTACATCCACGCCCTTGATGAGAAACAACATTGGTCTACAGGGAACATTGATAAGACACCAAACATAGGAGCGGTAGTGTTGCTGAAAGGCGATACGAAGGACAAGGCCCTGTGGAAGCTGGGGCGAGTAGGAAGCAAAATTTCTGGCAAGGATGGCATAGTGCGCGGTTTGAAACTGAAGCAAGGGAATGGTTATGTGGTAGAGCGACCTTTACAACCTAGAGGTCGGAGGAGAAGATCCACACTGGAAACCCAACCCAGACGCAGAACCGTTCGTCCCAAGAGTACAACCAAGCAGAGCGTCCAAACAGATTGCTAA
- the LOC138012965 gene encoding coiled-coil domain-containing protein 93-like isoform X2 gives MDKFSDIDSGEYTSVLQKLRSIVAMNENLKKQKQEFRAHCKEEMARLQEKIEKLKSQGSEDDNEEMEKSELISKQ, from the exons ATGGACAAGTTCAGTGATATTGACAGTGGCGAATATACAAG CGTTCTACAAAAGCTTCGTTCCATAGTGGCGATGAATGAGaatcttaaaaaacaaaagcaagagtTCAGAGCGCATTGCAAG GAAGAAATGGCCCGTTTGCAAGAGAAGATAGAGAAGCTTAAGTCTCAAGGATCCGAAGACGATAACGAAGAGATG GAAAAATCAGAGttgatttcaaaacaataa
- the LOC138012965 gene encoding coiled-coil domain-containing protein 93-like isoform X1 yields the protein MDKFSDIDSGEYTSVLQKLRSIVAMNENLKKQKQEFRAHCKEEMARLQEKIEKLKSQGSEDDNEEMVMISMTHTGGSVGSDSRRILK from the exons ATGGACAAGTTCAGTGATATTGACAGTGGCGAATATACAAG CGTTCTACAAAAGCTTCGTTCCATAGTGGCGATGAATGAGaatcttaaaaaacaaaagcaagagtTCAGAGCGCATTGCAAG GAAGAAATGGCCCGTTTGCAAGAGAAGATAGAGAAGCTTAAGTCTCAAGGATCCGAAGACGATAACGAAGAGATGGTAATGATATCGATGACTCACACTGGTGGTTCAGTTGGTTCGGACTCTCGccggatcttaaaataa